A stretch of Procambarus clarkii isolate CNS0578487 chromosome 80, FALCON_Pclarkii_2.0, whole genome shotgun sequence DNA encodes these proteins:
- the LOC138357901 gene encoding integumentary mucin C.1-like — MTGDCSASKTMTGDCTASKTMTDDCRVSKTMTGNCTASKTMTGNCRASKTMTGHCRASKTTTGNCRASKTTTGDCRPSKTMTDDCTASKTMTDDCRVSKTMTGNCTASKTMTGNCRASKTMTGHCRASKTMTGHCSASKTMTGDCRTSKTMTGNCTASKTMTGNCRASKTMTGHCRASKTMTGNCRASKTMTGDCRVSKTMTGNCTASKTMTCNCRASKTMTGHCRASKTMTGHCSASKTMTGNYRASKTMTGHCSASKTMTGDCSASKTMTGHCSASKTMTGHCSASKTMTGNYRASKTMTGHCRASKTMTGHCRASKTMTGHCSASKTMTGHCRASKTTTGDCRPSKTMTDDCTASKTKGR, encoded by the coding sequence ATGACAGGTGActgtagtgcctccaagaccatgaCAGGTGACTGTACAGCCTCCAAGACCATGACAGATGACTGTAGGGTCTCCAAGACCATGACAGGTAACTGTACAGCCTCCAAGACCATGACAGGTAACTGTAGAGCCTCCAAGACCATGACAGGTCACTGTAGAGCCTCCAAGACCACGACAGGTAACTGTAGAGCCTCCAAGACCACGACAGGTGACTGTAGACCCTCCAAGACCATGACAGATGACTGTACAGCCTCCAAGACCATGACAGATGACTGTAGGGTCTCCAAGACCATGACAGGTAACTGTACAGCCTCCAAGACCATGACAGGTAACTGTAGAGCCTCCAAGACCATGACAGGTCACTGTAGAGCCTCCAAGACCATGACAGGGCActgtagtgcctccaagaccatgaCAGGTGACTGTAGAACCTCCAAGACCATGACAGGTAACTGTACAGCCTCCAAGACCATGACAGGTAACTGTAGAGCCTCCAAGACCATGACAGGTCACTGTAGAGCCTCCAAGACCATGACAGGTAACTGTAGAGCCTCCAAGACCATGACAGGTGACTGTAGGGTCTCCAAGACCATGACAGGTAACTGTACAGCCTCCAAGACCATGACCTGTAACTGTAGAGCCTCCAAGACCATGACAGGTCACTGTAGAGCCTCCAAGACCATGACAGGGCActgtagtgcctccaagaccatgaCAGGTAACTACAGAGCCTCCAAGACCATGACAGGTCActgtagtgcctccaagaccatgaCAGGTGActgtagtgcctccaagaccatgaCAGGGCActgtagtgcctccaagaccatgaCAGGGCActgtagtgcctccaagaccatgaCAGGTAACTACAGAGCCTCCAAGACCATGACAGGTCACTGTAGAGCCTCCAAGACCATGACAGGTCACTGTAGAGCCTCCAAGACCATGACAGGTCActgtagtgcctccaagaccatgaCAGGTCACTGTAGAGCCTCCAAGACCACGACAGGTGACTGTAGACCCTCCAAGACCATGACAGATGACTGTACAGCCTCCAAGACCAAGGGAAGATGA